The Deinococcus yavapaiensis KR-236 genomic sequence TCACCACGGTGCGCGACCTCCACACGGTCCAGCCACGCTTCGAATCCGCCGCCGCGCCGCCGCACGCGCACGTCCGAAAAGCCCGCCCGTTCCGCCGCCTCGAACAACGCGTCGAGCGACTCGGTGAGAGGATCGCTCGCCACTTCCCCGGGGAGACGAACGTGATCGAAGCCTTGCCGAAGCAGCACGCGGCGAAGCAGCACTTCTCGCGCTTCCATCGTGCCGTCCGACGCGAAGTACCGCGCCAGGCTCTGCGCCCAATTGCCGCGCGCCGTGATGGAGGCCATGTCCGCGAGGGCGCCGTCAAGCTCCTCGGGGCTCGGTTCGCGGTACGCGTCCTGATGCACGACGAGGTCGCGTGCCACACGCGGACGTGTCCTCGGAGCCTCGGCGGGCACGCCTACCACGAGACCCGAGAACGGGACCACGCCGCTCGGCAAGCGCAGCAAGTCCACGATTTCGGGCAAGGCGCTCAACACCCCGCCGATCCAGCATCCTCGGTAGCCCAGCATCTCCGCCGCCGTCAAAAGGTTCTGCCCCGCCAGCACCGCGTCCCCGATGGCGAAGTGCACGCTTGCCGCCGACCACGAGCCGTACGTGAAGTCACCTCGCTCCAACAAGAGGCGCAGACGATGCACGTCCGCGCAAACCACGAGCGCTTCACTCGCCGTGGCGAAATGCGGATTGTGCGTGAGCTCGGCGATCTTTCCTCGCAGCGCCGAGTCGACGAGCCGAACGAAGCTGTACATTTGCGCCGTCGCGTCCGTCGGCGCTCGCTGCGCGGCGTGCAGCAGGACGTCCAAGTGCTCGGCGGGCATGGCGACAGGCTGGAAGGCGCGCACCGTCCAGTGCGCGTCGAAGAACGCTTTCACGTCGTCAGGATTCACGCCGTTCAGTGTACGAACTTCCCGACGTCCTCTTGGCGCGCGTGCGCGCGGTCGCTATGGTGACTTCATGGATGTCCTCGACCTTTACCGCTCGGCCGGAGCGCTTCACGAAGGACGCTTCCTGCTCGCGTCCGGACGGCACTCCCCGATGTTCTTGCAGTCCACGACCGTGCTGCAACACCCGCACCTCGCCGAGCGGATCGGCCGCGCGATGGCCGAGAAGGTACGTGCCGAGGGCCTCACGCCCGCGTTCGTGATCGGGCCGGCCATGGGCGGCGTGACCCTCGCGTACGAAGTCGCCCGCCACCTCGGCGTACGCGCCCTGTTCGCCGAGAAGGACGGCGCGGGAGGCATGCGCGTTCGAGAAGCATTCGACATCGCCCGGGGAGAGCCGTTCCTCGCCGTGGAGGACGTCGTCACGACGGGCGGCAGCGTTCTCAAGGCCGTGGACGCCGCTCGCAAACGCGGCGGGACACCCCTCGCCGTCGCGTGCATCGTCGACCGGCGCCAAACGCCCGCGCCCCTCGGCGGCTTGCCCCTGCTGAGCCTCGCGCACCTGTACTTTGAGACGTACGCGCCCGACGACGTGCCCGCCTGGCTCGCCGAACGACCCCTCCAGGAAATCTGAAGTGCGCGCGATCGTCGTCGTCGCGAGCGAGTTGGAGGCGAGGCGCCTCTCGAACCTCGACCTCACCCTCTACGTCAGTGGCATCGGTTCCGTGAACGCGGCCCTCGCGACGATGCGTGCGATCGAGCGCGAACATCCGGACCTCGTGGTGAGCACTGGAATCGGCGGCGCGTATCCCTCCTCGGGCTTGCAACCCGGAGACGTCGCGATTTCGAGCGAAATCGTGTACGGCGCGCTCGGCGCGATGGACGGCGCCCGATTCCTCGACCTCGCCGAACTCGGGTTCCCGCTCGTCGGCGAGATGCACAACCGCTTGCCCGTTTGGCAAGGCGCGGCGAGCTGGGCGAGCCGCGCGAACGCTGCCTTCGGGCCTCTGCTCACCCTCGAAACCGTCACGGGCGACGACGAGATCGCCCTCGTCCTCGAACGGCGCTTTCCCGGCGCCCTCACCGAGGGCATGGAAGGCGCGGGCGTCGCGCACGCCGCCTTGCTGGCAGGCGTAGCGGCGGTCGAAGTGCGCGGCGTGTCGAACATGGTGGGTCGCCGCGACCGCTCGTCCTGGCGACTGCCGGAAGCGCTGGACGCCGTGAAAGGCACGCTCGCCCGGCTCGACCGTTGAGCTTCGTTACTTCCCACTCAAGCAACTCAAGGGCCGTCCGCTATCCTGACATGTCCTTGTAAGAGGCGCGGCGTTATGATGAGCGCGCTTCGCCGGAGGTACCGGATCCGCATGTCACGAGAATTGCGCCAGTCATTGCGAACGAACCGCTTGAGCGGGTTTCGGTGGATGTGCTGACGTGAGAAACACCCTTCCCTCGGCTTCGAGCGCTTATCCGGCGGGGTCGGAACGCAAGGTCGGGTTATCCGCGTTGCACACCGCGACCCAAGGAGCGGTGTTCGCCGTAATCGACTTCTTGGTGGCCTGGGGCTGCTGGGAAGCGACGCTCGCCATCCTACACGCGGTGGGGAGCACGCCTCCGTCACGCGCCTACGTGCTGGTGTGGATCGCCTTGTGGCTGGCGCTGCGCGCTTATCAAGGATCGTACCCGGGTCTGGGACGCTCTCCTCAAACGGAATTACGTCTTCACACCGTCTCCACCTTCTACACCATCTTGGCGCAACTCGCCGTGACCTTCGCCGTTCACGCGCTCGACAAAAGCCGCCTCGGCATTGGCCTTCTGTGGCTCCTGATCCTGCTCTTCGGCTTGCCTGCCCGCGCACTCACCCGCTCGTTTCTCATCCGCTTCGGTTGGTTCGGCCGCCCCGTCAGCATCATCGGCGCGGGAAAGACAGGCGCCGCCACCGTTCGGCACCTGCTCGCCCAGCCGCAGTACGGCCTCAATCCCACCGCTGTCTACGACGACAACGAGGACTTGGTGGGCGCGGCCCTCCACGGCGTGCCCATCGTCGGCACGATTCAAGATGCCGTCGAGCGTCCGCAAGCCGTTCACGCGATCATCAGCATCCCTGGCGCCCGCGCCGACGTGCAACGCGTTCTCGTGAACAGCATCTACGAGCAGTACCCTGTCACTTGGGTCACGCCCGACTTGCCCGGCGTGCCGAATCAAGCGCTGCTGCCGCACAGTATCGGCGTGAACGCCGCTCTGGAGATTCGCAACAACCTCCGCAGCGTGCGCTCGCGCTTCATCAAGCGCACCATCGACTTGTTCGCGGCGTTCGTCGGCGGTGTCCTGATCAGCCCGATCCTGCTGCTCATCGCGCTCGCCATCACACTCGACAGTCCCGGCCCCATCGTTTACCGAGCGCGGCGTCTCGGACGAGGCGGGCGGGAATTCGCGTGCCTGAAGTTTCGAACGATGCACCGCGACGCCGACGCCAAACTGCAAGCCTTGCTGCGCGTCCACCCCGAACTGCGCGAAGAGTTCGAAGCGACTCACAAGCTGCGCGTCGATCCGCGGGTCACGCGCGTCGGCACTTGGCTGCGCCGCACGAGCCTCGACGAGTTGCCGCAACTCCTCAACGTGCTGCGCGGCGAGATGAGTCTTGTGGGGCCTCGGCCCATCGTGGAGGCGGAGACTTCGAAGTACGGAAGCATTTTCGGCGAGTACTGCCGCGTCATGCCGGGCATGACGGGCTACTGGCAAGTGAATGGCCGGAGCGACACGACATACGAGGAACGAGTGGCCATGGACAACTTCTACATCACGAACTGGTCGCCGTGGCTGGACCTCGTGATCTTGATGCAGACTGTGCACGTGGTATTCAAAGGGCGCGGAGCGTACTGATAAGGTATCGTCGCGGTTTCAGCATGTCGCGCATCCGGGGAAAGGCGTCGATCCGTCGAGCTGCAGGCATGAGTGCGGGTGAAGCGGAAGCGCCGACGCGATTCTTCCGTAACGGACATGCCTAGGAAAACGACAAAGGAGTTCAGTTGAAGGCAGTGATTTTGGCGGGCGGTTTGGGTACCCGTCTCGCGGAGGAAACCTCGATTCGACCAAAGCCGATGGTCGAAGTCGGCGGCAAGCCAATGCTATGGCACATCATGAACATCTACGCCGCTCACGGCATCAACGAGTTCATCATTGCCTTGGGATACAGGGGAGAAGTCATCAAGGAATACTTCCTGAACTTCTATGCGATCAACAACGACATCACCGTTGATCTGCAGTCCGGCACGACCACCATCCACGACGGTAACCAGCCCAATTGGCGTGTGCACCTTGTGGATACCGGCGCGAACACACAGACGGGCGGCCGACTCGCGCGTGTGCGCCCGTGGTTGGGCAACGACGAAACCTTCATGGCGACGTACGGTGACGGCGTGGCCGACGTCGACATTCGCGCGCTGCTCGCCTTTCACGAACGGCACGGCAAACTCGCGACCGTCACGATGGTGCGGCCTCCGTCGCGGTTCGGCGGTGTCGAAACGGAGGGCGACGTCGTCACGCATTTCAACGAGAAACCTCAGACGGGCGAAGGGTGGATCAACGGAGGCTTCTTCGTACTCCACCGCCGCGTCCTCGATTACATCGACGGCGACGATAGTATCTGGGAGCGTGGGCCGCTGGAGGCGATCACGCGCGAGGGCGAGTTGATGGGCTACCGCCACGAAGGCTTTTGGCAACCGATGGACACGCTTCGAGAACGACAACTGCTCGAGGAGCTTTGGAACTCGGGCCGAGCTCCGTGGAGGGTGTGGTGAACCAAGCCTTCTGGAATGGCAAGCGTGTGCTCGTCACCGGCGCGACCGGCTTGGTCGGTTCTTGGCTCACCCGGCGGCTCGTCAATCTGGGGGCGAGCGTGACGGTCCTCGTGCGTGACTGGGATCCTCAAAGCGACCTCGTGCGCAGCGACCTCATCCGCAAGGTCGGCGTCGTGAACGGTTGCCTCGAAGAGTACCGGGATGTCGAGCGCGCCATCAACGAGCACGAGATCGACACGGTCTTTCATCTCGGGGCGCAGACGATCGTGGGTACGGCCCTACGCAATCCCCTGTCCACCTTCGAGGCCAACATTCGTGGAAGCTACAATCTCTTCGAGGCGTGCCGCGTCCATGCCAAACTCGTGAAGCGTGTTCTTGTCGCGTCGAGCGACAAGGCATATGGGGAAAGCGACGTCTTACCGTACGTCGAGACGATGCCCGTCAACGGTCGACATCCCTACGACGTGTCGAAGTCCTGCACGGATCTCCTCGCCCAAACGTACCATCACACGTACGATCTCCCCGTGGTGGTCGCTCGGTGCGGCAATATCTACGGTGGCGGCGACCTCAACTGGAGCCGAATCGTACCGGGAACGATTCGCAGTTTGTACGAAGGGCAACGTCCGGTGGTGCGCAGTGACGGAACGCTTACGCGTGATTACGTGTACGTCGAGGACGCCGTGGACTCGTACCTGCTGATGGCCGAGTCGGCAGAGCGTCCCGACGTGCGTGGCGAGGTGTTCAACTTCGGCCCTGATCGTCCTCTGAGCGTCCTCGACGTCATTTGTGCGGTGCAGCGCGTCATGAATCGCCCGGACCTTCCCCCCGTGATCCTCAACGAGGCGAAAGCGGAAATCCCCCATCAGTACTTGGACTCTCGAAAAGCCGAGCGCTTGCTGGGTTGGCGCCCTCGGTACGAACTCGATGAAGGCCTGGCGCGCACGGTGCGCTGGTATGAACAATTCCTCGCGGAGCGATCAGCATGACGACCACACCCGATCCGAAGACCCAAACTACGCCCGAGACGCCCGTGAGCGACGCCGAGAGTCTGCGTCGCCAAATCCTGGAGCTCACCCGCAAATACCAAGCGGCGAAGTGGCCGAAAGGCGAGTTCGTGCCCGGTGTCACGCCCGTACCCGTGAGCGGCAAGGTATTCGACGCTGACGAAGTCGAACTGGTCGTGGACGCCGGGCTCGACTTCTGGCTCACGACAGGTCGATTCGCGAAGCAGTTCGAGCGCGAGTTCGCCCGCTGGATGGACGTGCGGCACTGCCTGCTCGTCAACTCGGGCAGTAGTGCCAACCTCGTCGCGTTGAGCGCGCTCACTTCGCCTCAACTCGGCGATCGCCGTCTCAAGCCCGGCGACGAGGTCATCACGGCGGCAGAAGGCTTCCCGACGACCGTCAACCCGATCGTGCAGAACGGCCTCGTTCCCGTCTTCCTCGACGCTCACATCCCGACGTACAACATCGATCCGACACGGCTGGAGGAGGCGGTGACGCCTCGCACGAAGGCCATCATGATCGCCCATACGCTCGGCAATCCCTTCGATCTCGACGCCGTCATGGCCGTCGCCAAACGGCATGGCCTCTGGGTGATCGAGGATACGTGCGACGCCGTCGGGGCGGAATACAAAGGCAAGAAAGTCGGGACGTTCGGCGACCTTGCCACTGTCAGTTTCTACCCGGCGCATCACATGACGATGGGGGAAGGCGGCGCGGTCCTGACAAATCAGCCGCTTCTCAAGAAGCTCGTGGAGTCGTTTCGTGACTGGGGCCGAGACTGCTGGTGCGAGCCCGGCGTGGACAACACGTGCGGCAAGCGCTTCGATTGGCAACTCGGCGACTTGCCGTGTGGCTACGATCACAAGTACACCTACTCCCACATCGGCTACAACTTGAAACTGACGGACATGCAGGCCGCGGTCGGCGTGGCGCAACTCCGAAAACTTGATTACTTCATCGAGCGGCGACGCGAAAACTTCACGTACCTGCGCGAGCGTCTGAAATCGCTGCAGAACGTCTTGATCCTGCCTGAAGCCACGGCGGGATCCGAACCCAGCTGGTTCGGCTTCCCGATCACCGTGCGCGACGACGCGTCCATCACGCGCAACGAGCTCGTGCGCTTCTTGGAAGCGCGCAAGATCGGCACGCGCCTCCTGTTCGCCGGGAACCTCACGAAGCAGCCCGCGTACAAGGACGTCAATTACCGAATCGTGGGCGGCACTGAGAATACGGACGTCGTCATGAACGCGACGTTCTGGGTAGGCATCTATCCTGCTTTGGAGCGCGAGCACCTCGACTTCATCGCCGACTCGATCGCCGAAGCGCTCGGCGCGTCGAAGGACGTGTGAAGGGAATCTCGGGCTGATGGAATTCATACCGACGCCCCTGCCCGGCTGCTGGATTTTGAAGCCCAAGGTGGTTGCCGACGAGCGGGGCCGCTTCGTGAAAACGTACGTCGAGAAGGCTCTCGCCTCACACGGCCTGGCAACCCACTTTCCCGAGGAGTTTTACTCTGTTTCCCGAAAAGGCGTGGTGCGGGGCTTGCACTTTCAGCGTCCGCCGCATGAGCATGCCAAACTCGTGTACTGCAGCGCGGGACGCGTACTTGACGTCGTGGTGGACTTGCGCTCGGGCTCTCCGACGTATGGAAAGGCGCACGGAGTGGAGCTAAGCGCTTCCGAGGCGACGATGTTGTACGTGCCAATTGGCTTTGCACACGGCTTTTTCGCACTGGAGGACGCAACTATGCACTACAAGGTGACCAGCGTTCACGCGCCAACGCATGATGATGGCATTCTGTGGACTTCGATCAACTTTAAATGGCCTGTGCGTGACGCAATCGTGTCGGCACGAGATCGTTGCTTAGCTCCCCTTGACGAACTCAAGTCGATTTTTTCATGGACGGCGCCCTCGTGAAGCGTGCCCTTGTGACCGGTGCTACTGGCTTTCTTGGGCAGCGGCTCGCAAGAAGGCTACGGGAGTCCGGATGGAATGTATGGGCCTTTGTGCGCGAAGACGTGGGTCAAGTGCATCAAGCGCTCGAACGAGACGGCATTCGGCTGGCCGTCGGCAATCACCGTACACTACTCCAGTCTGTGCGGCCCGACATCGTGTTTCACCTTGCCACGCTGTTTATCGCCGAGCACACTTCCGAACAAGTCGAAGCGCTCGTTGACGCCAACATAAAGTTTGGCGCGCAGCTGCTGGAGGCGATGAGGGAAGCTGACGTAGAACGGCTCGTAACTGCCGCTTCCTTTTGGCAATTCGACGAGCACGGCGACGTTCTCCCGCTCAACCTTTACGCGGCTACCAAGCAAGCCTTCGACGTCCTTGTTCGCTACTATGAGGATGCCTACGACTTGCGTTCGACTACGCTCGTACTGTACGACACGTACGGTGAAGGCGATGCTCGTCGCAAGCTTCTCCGCTTGTTGCGCGACGCCTTACACTCGGGTGAGACGCTGCGCATGTCGCCCGGCCAGCAGCAAATTGACCTTGTGCACGCAGACGACGTCGCTCGAGCGTTCGTGCTCGCAGCTGACGGTCTTCTCGATGGTTCCTTGCCTTCGGGGCATCACTTCGTCGTGTCCAGCGGCGCTCCCATGACGGTCCAGTCCTTAGTGGCTGAGGTACGGCGCGTCACTGGCAAGGACTTGAAGGTGGAGTGGGGAGCACGACCTTACCGTCATCGCGAGCGGATGAAGTTGTGGCAGGGAGGAGAGCGCCTTCCGGTTTGGCACCCATCGGTCAGCTTGTCAGAGGGATTGCGGCGCTATTTGCTGGAAGAGCATGACAAATGAAGCCTTTGTTGAAGAAAGCAGCTACCCTCCTGCTCGGCTCCGGCTTGTCCAACCTCAGCGGTCTTTTGGTCTTCACGTTCGTCGTTCGCTTCGCAAGCAAAGAAGACTACGGTGTTTATGCCTTCACGCAGAGCCTGCTTGTCTGGTCGGCGATTCTCGTGCAATATGCCATGTCGATCACCGGCACAGCACTTATCGCGCGCGAACCCCACAACCGGGTAGCGGAAACGACGTCGTCGATCTTGTGGCTGCGCTTCGCGATCGCATGCGTGGTCGGGGTGCTGTTTCTAGTGCTTGCCCTGAGTAGCGAGGGCTTGGAGCGCGCGTTGTTCCTCACCAACATTCCTCTCTTGTTCGCTGCGGCCCTACAACTTGACTTCCTTGCCCTCGCGCAGGAGCGCGTAGGGGTCTTGTCGAGCACACAAAGCGCCGCAGCCCTTTTCTATGTCGTCGCGTCCGTCGCAAGCCTCGTTTCAGGAGCACCCCTATGGTGTCTGCCGCTGTTTCAGGCGATCGGCCAACTTGGATCAGCGTGGATGCAACGGGGGCACTTGCTATCGTCGGGAACTTTGATTGATTTTCGCGGAGCACGTGAGCAAGCGATGTATTTGTTTCGGGTAGGGTGGCCTGCGACCGCCGCCCAGTTCGTGCTGCTTGGATACTACAGCGTCGATCTCTTGACGTTGCGGTTGACGTCACACGTGAGTACTGCCAGTCTAGGCGAGTACGCGGCGACAAGCCGGCTCATGCAGGCAGGTATATTGCCCCTTGCGGCGATCGCTAATGCTCTCGCGCCTCGCTACGGCGCCTCGGTCGGCCGCGCACATGATCTCATGACTACCGTTCGGGCGTTTTTGCACCTTGCGCTCGTTATTGGCGTGCTCGGTGGGGTGGTATTCGCTTCGCTCGCGCCTTGGACACTTGAAGCGATCAGCGGTCGGCAGATGTGGGAAGCGCGCGAAGTTGCTAGCATCTTTGGGCTCGTTTATTTCGTAATTGCCCTTCACTCGCCGTTTTCGATAGCTTTGGCGTACGCAGGGTCGCGCAACGCTTATCTAGTCGCAAACACTTTGACGTTTCTCAGCACACTCGCCTGCTGTCTCGTGTTGGTGCCTACCTTTGGACTCGTCGGTGCCGCCTGGTCTCTGTGCATCGGTGTGCTCGTCTTGGTATCTTATTCGTTTCTAGCATACCGATCTCTACTGCGATCATTTGAAGGAGGCCGAGCGTGAAACCTACCATCAGTATTCTGATTCCGACCTACAACCGTGTAGGTTTGCTGAAGAAGTCGTTGCTTAGTGCACTCTCACAGGATTTTGAGGATTTTGAAGTTGTCGTTAGCGACAACGCATCAACCGACGACACCCCTATCTTTCTCCAAGAGATGCTTAACGGAGCTGGACATCCTCGCTTAAAGGTGGTGCGGCAATCTTCTAATATCGGTATGGCACGAAATTGGGATGTGCTTGTGAAATTAGCGCGTGGTCGCTTTTTCCTCGTATTGTCTGATGACGACGTTCTCGAGCCGTCGGCACTTCGTGTCCTTTATGATGCACTAACTCAAACCTTTGAGGCTCCGCTCGCCTTCTGTGCAGTGCGGGGCATTGACGAAGCTGACGAAGTCAAGTTCACTCGATCGGCGCCAAACGGCTCTCTCGATGCCTTGAGCTTTGCCTACGGCGTCTTGAGCGGCCGATTTTATCCTTGTTTATGCGCTACACTTTATGATCGCGAGAAGTTCATGGCCACCTTGAGTTTTTCAGGAAGCCAGTGCCAGATGGCGATGGATACTGTTGTACTGTTAAAGCTAGCCCTTCGTTATAGAAATGTAGGGTCAACATCCACATTTGCGAGTTGTTACCGTATTCATAATAACAGCGCCTCCAGTTCTTCGAGCATTGACTTATGGATGCGAGACATGGAGTTGCTAGCTCAAGAAGTCGAGCTAGAGGCTGCATCTGTGTTGCAGGACGATTTGGAACGTGCACAGCTAAAGCAATGGCTTGAGGTGTATCGTGCGCACATGCTTCGGCACCTGTTGCTCTCCTCGCCTCGCCCAAACCGTACGATCTTCGAGGCATATATGAAGCACACGTCGAAATTGACAGTTCTAGGTATATGGGACATGGTAATTCTGACTGCTCGCCTCATTATACCCACTCCTATAGAGGCAATCTTAAAACGCATGCGTACGATAGTCTATCCACAATCTGTACTCTGACGCCCATTGTAAATTGCAGAAAGCGTTGTATGAGTAAGAGTGGAATGTAGTGAGGTGCAACGAGATGTTGAAGATTTTGTACGTAATGCACATTGATTGGGATTGGATCAAACAACGTCCCCAATATCTAGCCGAGGAACTTGCTAAGGAAGCAGACGTGCATGTGGTATTCTTGCGCTCCTTTCGCCGCCCTCACTTGGGAAAAAACAATTCTTCATTGAAGCGCACTCCGCTTGTACCTGTTCCATGGAGGTACGCTTTCGGCTTTGCTTGGCTTGATTCCATAATTAATACAATTGTACTTTATTATATTTTAATTTCAATGCGTCCGGATGTGTTATGGTTAACGCATCCTTTGATGCAGAAGTATATTCCGCAATTTGTGCTCAGTAAATTGTATTGTGTGTATGATGTCATGGATGATCATGTATTGTTGCGAACGGGCAAGGTGTCGCGCAGTCAAATAGCACGAAGCGAAGCTGCGCTCGTCCACGAAGCAGAGCTAATGTTTGCCTCTAGTGAGCACCTTCGC encodes the following:
- the rfbH gene encoding lipopolysaccharide biosynthesis protein RfbH, whose amino-acid sequence is MTTTPDPKTQTTPETPVSDAESLRRQILELTRKYQAAKWPKGEFVPGVTPVPVSGKVFDADEVELVVDAGLDFWLTTGRFAKQFEREFARWMDVRHCLLVNSGSSANLVALSALTSPQLGDRRLKPGDEVITAAEGFPTTVNPIVQNGLVPVFLDAHIPTYNIDPTRLEEAVTPRTKAIMIAHTLGNPFDLDAVMAVAKRHGLWVIEDTCDAVGAEYKGKKVGTFGDLATVSFYPAHHMTMGEGGAVLTNQPLLKKLVESFRDWGRDCWCEPGVDNTCGKRFDWQLGDLPCGYDHKYTYSHIGYNLKLTDMQAAVGVAQLRKLDYFIERRRENFTYLRERLKSLQNVLILPEATAGSEPSWFGFPITVRDDASITRNELVRFLEARKIGTRLLFAGNLTKQPAYKDVNYRIVGGTENTDVVMNATFWVGIYPALEREHLDFIADSIAEALGASKDV
- the mqnB gene encoding futalosine hydrolase, with product MRAIVVVASELEARRLSNLDLTLYVSGIGSVNAALATMRAIEREHPDLVVSTGIGGAYPSSGLQPGDVAISSEIVYGALGAMDGARFLDLAELGFPLVGEMHNRLPVWQGAASWASRANAAFGPLLTLETVTGDDEIALVLERRFPGALTEGMEGAGVAHAALLAGVAAVEVRGVSNMVGRRDRSSWRLPEALDAVKGTLARLDR
- a CDS encoding GDP-mannose 4,6-dehydratase, which produces MNQAFWNGKRVLVTGATGLVGSWLTRRLVNLGASVTVLVRDWDPQSDLVRSDLIRKVGVVNGCLEEYRDVERAINEHEIDTVFHLGAQTIVGTALRNPLSTFEANIRGSYNLFEACRVHAKLVKRVLVASSDKAYGESDVLPYVETMPVNGRHPYDVSKSCTDLLAQTYHHTYDLPVVVARCGNIYGGGDLNWSRIVPGTIRSLYEGQRPVVRSDGTLTRDYVYVEDAVDSYLLMAESAERPDVRGEVFNFGPDRPLSVLDVICAVQRVMNRPDLPPVILNEAKAEIPHQYLDSRKAERLLGWRPRYELDEGLARTVRWYEQFLAERSA
- a CDS encoding nitroreductase family protein; amino-acid sequence: MNPDDVKAFFDAHWTVRAFQPVAMPAEHLDVLLHAAQRAPTDATAQMYSFVRLVDSALRGKIAELTHNPHFATASEALVVCADVHRLRLLLERGDFTYGSWSAASVHFAIGDAVLAGQNLLTAAEMLGYRGCWIGGVLSALPEIVDLLRLPSGVVPFSGLVVGVPAEAPRTRPRVARDLVVHQDAYREPSPEELDGALADMASITARGNWAQSLARYFASDGTMEAREVLLRRVLLRQGFDHVRLPGEVASDPLTESLDALFEAAERAGFSDVRVRRRGGGFEAWLDRVEVAHRGDGSSPSEALRSAIADAERSA
- a CDS encoding NAD-dependent epimerase/dehydratase family protein; the protein is MDGALVKRALVTGATGFLGQRLARRLRESGWNVWAFVREDVGQVHQALERDGIRLAVGNHRTLLQSVRPDIVFHLATLFIAEHTSEQVEALVDANIKFGAQLLEAMREADVERLVTAASFWQFDEHGDVLPLNLYAATKQAFDVLVRYYEDAYDLRSTTLVLYDTYGEGDARRKLLRLLRDALHSGETLRMSPGQQQIDLVHADDVARAFVLAADGLLDGSLPSGHHFVVSSGAPMTVQSLVAEVRRVTGKDLKVEWGARPYRHRERMKLWQGGERLPVWHPSVSLSEGLRRYLLEEHDK
- a CDS encoding lipopolysaccharide biosynthesis protein, coding for MKPLLKKAATLLLGSGLSNLSGLLVFTFVVRFASKEDYGVYAFTQSLLVWSAILVQYAMSITGTALIAREPHNRVAETTSSILWLRFAIACVVGVLFLVLALSSEGLERALFLTNIPLLFAAALQLDFLALAQERVGVLSSTQSAAALFYVVASVASLVSGAPLWCLPLFQAIGQLGSAWMQRGHLLSSGTLIDFRGAREQAMYLFRVGWPATAAQFVLLGYYSVDLLTLRLTSHVSTASLGEYAATSRLMQAGILPLAAIANALAPRYGASVGRAHDLMTTVRAFLHLALVIGVLGGVVFASLAPWTLEAISGRQMWEAREVASIFGLVYFVIALHSPFSIALAYAGSRNAYLVANTLTFLSTLACCLVLVPTFGLVGAAWSLCIGVLVLVSYSFLAYRSLLRSFEGGRA
- the pyrE gene encoding orotate phosphoribosyltransferase, with protein sequence MDVLDLYRSAGALHEGRFLLASGRHSPMFLQSTTVLQHPHLAERIGRAMAEKVRAEGLTPAFVIGPAMGGVTLAYEVARHLGVRALFAEKDGAGGMRVREAFDIARGEPFLAVEDVVTTGGSVLKAVDAARKRGGTPLAVACIVDRRQTPAPLGGLPLLSLAHLYFETYAPDDVPAWLAERPLQEI
- the wbaP gene encoding undecaprenyl-phosphate galactose phosphotransferase WbaP, translating into MRNTLPSASSAYPAGSERKVGLSALHTATQGAVFAVIDFLVAWGCWEATLAILHAVGSTPPSRAYVLVWIALWLALRAYQGSYPGLGRSPQTELRLHTVSTFYTILAQLAVTFAVHALDKSRLGIGLLWLLILLFGLPARALTRSFLIRFGWFGRPVSIIGAGKTGAATVRHLLAQPQYGLNPTAVYDDNEDLVGAALHGVPIVGTIQDAVERPQAVHAIISIPGARADVQRVLVNSIYEQYPVTWVTPDLPGVPNQALLPHSIGVNAALEIRNNLRSVRSRFIKRTIDLFAAFVGGVLISPILLLIALAITLDSPGPIVYRARRLGRGGREFACLKFRTMHRDADAKLQALLRVHPELREEFEATHKLRVDPRVTRVGTWLRRTSLDELPQLLNVLRGEMSLVGPRPIVEAETSKYGSIFGEYCRVMPGMTGYWQVNGRSDTTYEERVAMDNFYITNWSPWLDLVILMQTVHVVFKGRGAY
- the rfbF gene encoding glucose-1-phosphate cytidylyltransferase, with the protein product MILAGGLGTRLAEETSIRPKPMVEVGGKPMLWHIMNIYAAHGINEFIIALGYRGEVIKEYFLNFYAINNDITVDLQSGTTTIHDGNQPNWRVHLVDTGANTQTGGRLARVRPWLGNDETFMATYGDGVADVDIRALLAFHERHGKLATVTMVRPPSRFGGVETEGDVVTHFNEKPQTGEGWINGGFFVLHRRVLDYIDGDDSIWERGPLEAITREGELMGYRHEGFWQPMDTLRERQLLEELWNSGRAPWRVW
- the rfbC gene encoding dTDP-4-dehydrorhamnose 3,5-epimerase, coding for MEFIPTPLPGCWILKPKVVADERGRFVKTYVEKALASHGLATHFPEEFYSVSRKGVVRGLHFQRPPHEHAKLVYCSAGRVLDVVVDLRSGSPTYGKAHGVELSASEATMLYVPIGFAHGFFALEDATMHYKVTSVHAPTHDDGILWTSINFKWPVRDAIVSARDRCLAPLDELKSIFSWTAPS
- a CDS encoding glycosyltransferase family 2 protein: MKPTISILIPTYNRVGLLKKSLLSALSQDFEDFEVVVSDNASTDDTPIFLQEMLNGAGHPRLKVVRQSSNIGMARNWDVLVKLARGRFFLVLSDDDVLEPSALRVLYDALTQTFEAPLAFCAVRGIDEADEVKFTRSAPNGSLDALSFAYGVLSGRFYPCLCATLYDREKFMATLSFSGSQCQMAMDTVVLLKLALRYRNVGSTSTFASCYRIHNNSASSSSSIDLWMRDMELLAQEVELEAASVLQDDLERAQLKQWLEVYRAHMLRHLLLSSPRPNRTIFEAYMKHTSKLTVLGIWDMVILTARLIIPTPIEAILKRMRTIVYPQSVL